In Paenibacillus guangzhouensis, a single window of DNA contains:
- the lpdD gene encoding prenylated flavin chaperone LpdD yields the protein MIEQSIIPCVDSEITFSVVPQGEDLCVTIAGGTKPHIGAVALAQVRPSLADPNRLSASVSVLTLLGHKEDEIARFVAQQIAVARGANVVVSCGVHIDDASLEQLREIDHVIRTWCAEFVRQLG from the coding sequence ATGATTGAACAATCGATTATCCCTTGTGTAGACAGCGAGATTACATTCTCCGTTGTTCCTCAAGGCGAAGATTTATGCGTGACGATTGCAGGAGGGACTAAGCCGCATATTGGTGCGGTTGCGCTGGCTCAGGTTCGTCCAAGCCTCGCGGACCCGAATCGCTTGAGCGCTTCGGTTTCCGTCTTGACTCTGCTCGGGCACAAGGAAGACGAGATCGCAAGGTTCGTTGCACAGCAAATTGCGGTTGCACGAGGGGCGAACGTCGTTGTATCCTGTGGCGTGCATATTGACGACGCAAGTCTGGAGCAGTTGCGTGAAATCGACCATGTGATACGTACTTGGTGTGCGGAATTCGTACGCCAACTTGGCTAA